A stretch of the Polyangiaceae bacterium genome encodes the following:
- a CDS encoding PAS domain-containing protein, translating into MAGESLSAGRILDAVGHPIFVKDRSFRFVLLNQALCDMVGFPRERMLGKTDYDFFPRAEADFFRQKDEELFSAGVPVSIEEEPITDAAGKRHILATTKVPLFDETHTVTHVVGIIHDITSLKEAEEKLRLANEDLERRVAERTAALLSAQQRLMRQERLAALGQLAGGLAHQIRNPLGAISNAAFVLRRLLRDAPNPDAQRAIEILLEEATQANRIVTDLVEFARVRPPTPEQVSLSALFRDVLRRTPAPDGVQLELSLEALPQVSVDPGQVADAVSNLLGNAFDAAPKPGGRVLCHGADEGDAVVVCVEDSGAGVPEQALPGLFEPLVTTKPNGLGLGLATARSLVENQQGSLHYRRSQLGGACFEIRLPTARD; encoded by the coding sequence ATGGCGGGGGAGTCGTTGTCTGCCGGGCGCATCCTCGACGCGGTGGGGCACCCCATCTTCGTGAAGGATCGCAGCTTCCGCTTCGTGCTGCTCAACCAGGCGCTGTGCGACATGGTCGGCTTCCCGCGCGAACGGATGCTCGGCAAGACGGACTACGATTTCTTTCCGCGGGCCGAGGCGGACTTCTTTCGCCAAAAGGACGAGGAGCTCTTCTCCGCAGGAGTCCCGGTGTCGATCGAGGAGGAGCCGATCACCGACGCAGCGGGCAAGCGCCACATCCTGGCCACGACCAAGGTGCCGCTCTTCGACGAGACCCACACGGTGACGCACGTGGTGGGGATCATCCACGACATCACCTCCCTCAAGGAGGCCGAGGAGAAGCTCCGGCTCGCCAACGAGGACCTGGAGCGCCGCGTGGCGGAGCGCACGGCGGCGCTGCTCAGCGCGCAGCAACGCCTGATGCGCCAGGAGCGCCTGGCGGCGCTCGGGCAGCTCGCCGGCGGGCTGGCGCACCAGATCCGCAACCCGCTGGGCGCGATCAGCAACGCCGCGTTCGTGCTCCGGCGCCTGCTCAGGGACGCGCCCAACCCGGACGCGCAGCGCGCCATCGAGATCCTGCTCGAGGAGGCCACGCAGGCAAACCGCATCGTCACCGATCTGGTCGAGTTCGCGCGGGTGCGCCCGCCCACGCCCGAGCAAGTGTCGCTGTCGGCGCTGTTTCGGGACGTGCTCCGGCGTACGCCGGCGCCAGACGGGGTGCAGCTCGAGCTCTCGCTCGAGGCTTTGCCGCAGGTCTCGGTGGATCCGGGACAGGTCGCCGACGCCGTGTCCAACCTGCTCGGGAACGCTTTCGATGCCGCACCCAAGCCCGGCGGTCGCGTGCTCTGCCACGGAGCGGACGAGGGCGATGCCGTCGTCGTGTGCGTGGAGGACAGCGGCGCCGGCGTCCCCGAGCAGGCGTTGCCCGGCTTGTTCGAGCCGCTGGTCACGACCAAGCCGAACGGGCTCGGGCTGGGCTTGGCTACCGCCCGAAGCCTGGTCGAAAACCAGCAGGGCTCGCTCCACTACCGAAGGAGTCAGCTCGGCGGCGCCTGCTTCGAAATCCGCTTGCCGACGGCAAGGGATTGA
- a CDS encoding DUF362 domain-containing protein — MTSVSRRSLLAGAAAAAAATTTLGKVAFAQEPSPLVAKTPKSFVALDVPGKVVKVSAKGDFKATMQPNLLWPKADVAKRLLEKAMMELTGASNLVEAMKKFISKDDVVAIKPNGIAGQKGATMAVNFELILPVVEAVIALGVPPDKVMVFEQYPSYLSGCRVNVRQFKLPAGVRTATHNNNDHPMPEIKVYQGVGTKYCKQLLEATAVIDMTQIKDHSICGYTGTLKNITHGTINNPHHHHAHQASPQIAMLYNHPIVTSRVRLHITDAFKVTYDKGPLDKDPNTRLLQGSVYVATDPVAMDTVGWQLVDALRKEKNLKSLKDSKREPRYIRTAGELGLGVADPNAIRLKTFEV; from the coding sequence ATGACCTCGGTATCCCGCCGCTCTCTGCTCGCCGGCGCGGCCGCTGCCGCTGCCGCCACCACGACGCTGGGCAAGGTCGCCTTCGCCCAGGAGCCCTCGCCGCTGGTCGCCAAGACGCCGAAGAGCTTCGTGGCCCTCGACGTGCCCGGCAAGGTCGTGAAGGTCAGCGCCAAGGGCGACTTCAAGGCGACCATGCAGCCGAACCTGCTCTGGCCGAAGGCCGACGTCGCCAAGCGCCTGCTCGAGAAGGCGATGATGGAGCTCACCGGCGCCTCGAACCTGGTCGAGGCGATGAAGAAGTTCATCAGCAAGGACGACGTCGTCGCCATCAAGCCCAACGGCATCGCCGGTCAGAAGGGCGCGACCATGGCGGTGAACTTCGAGCTCATCTTGCCGGTGGTCGAGGCCGTCATCGCCCTGGGTGTGCCGCCGGACAAGGTGATGGTCTTCGAGCAGTACCCGTCTTACTTGTCGGGCTGTCGGGTCAACGTGCGGCAGTTCAAGCTCCCCGCAGGCGTGCGCACCGCGACGCACAACAACAACGACCACCCGATGCCGGAGATCAAGGTCTACCAGGGCGTCGGCACGAAATACTGCAAGCAGCTGCTCGAGGCCACGGCCGTCATCGACATGACTCAGATCAAAGATCACTCGATCTGCGGCTACACCGGCACGCTCAAGAACATCACCCACGGCACCATCAACAACCCCCACCATCACCACGCCCACCAGGCGAGCCCCCAGATCGCGATGCTCTACAACCATCCGATCGTGACCAGCCGCGTGCGGCTGCACATCACCGACGCCTTCAAGGTCACCTACGACAAGGGCCCGCTGGACAAGGATCCGAACACCCGGCTGCTCCAGGGCTCGGTCTACGTGGCGACCGATCCGGTGGCGATGGACACCGTGGGCTGGCAGCTCGTGGACGCGCTGCGCAAGGAAAAGAACCTGAAGAGCCTGAAGGACAGCAAGCGCGAGCCCCGCTACATCCGCACGGCGGGTGAGCTCGGGCTCGGCGTGGCCGATCCGAACGCAATCCGCCTCAAGACCTTCGAGGTCTGA
- a CDS encoding class I SAM-dependent methyltransferase: MSKSILVSAGCVLFAACGPAKEPSVAPIEPVVAPTAQNEELAADKPAPEPSAEEKKKAEEKQKLEADREKMLADHKAELARWTPELTAEARALAEKSYPTGKAAILAALAGKHRRPESAARDRHRHPLETLEFMGFAPTMTVLEYGPGEGWYTELLAPALAKRGKLVITNGDPKGPPDLRATFYAERVQLFLDKSPELFGKVERVTVDGKNPKLPQEGTLDLALVIRGMHGMQNNGTLDAWLAELRRALKPKGVLGVVQHRAAPDADPAVSSKQGYLPEKWLIERIEAAGFKLQKKSEINANPKDTRDHPDGVWSLPPTLRGGDKDREKFVAIGESDRMTLRFGKKE, translated from the coding sequence ATGTCGAAGTCCATCCTGGTTTCCGCGGGCTGCGTCCTGTTTGCCGCGTGCGGCCCGGCCAAAGAGCCCAGCGTCGCGCCCATCGAGCCGGTGGTGGCGCCCACCGCTCAGAACGAGGAGCTCGCCGCCGACAAGCCGGCGCCCGAGCCGAGCGCCGAGGAAAAGAAGAAGGCGGAGGAGAAGCAGAAGCTCGAGGCCGACCGCGAGAAGATGCTGGCCGACCACAAGGCGGAGCTCGCGCGCTGGACCCCGGAGCTCACCGCCGAGGCCCGGGCGCTGGCCGAGAAGAGCTACCCGACCGGCAAGGCGGCGATCCTGGCGGCGCTCGCCGGCAAGCACCGTCGGCCCGAGAGCGCGGCGCGCGATCGCCACCGGCATCCGCTCGAGACGCTCGAATTCATGGGCTTCGCCCCCACGATGACGGTGCTCGAATACGGCCCGGGCGAGGGCTGGTACACGGAGCTCCTGGCGCCCGCGCTGGCCAAGCGGGGCAAGCTCGTCATCACCAACGGCGATCCGAAGGGGCCGCCGGACCTGCGCGCCACGTTTTATGCCGAGCGCGTGCAGCTGTTCCTCGACAAGTCGCCGGAGCTCTTCGGCAAGGTCGAGCGCGTGACGGTGGACGGGAAGAACCCGAAGCTCCCGCAAGAGGGCACGCTGGACCTGGCGCTGGTGATCCGCGGCATGCACGGCATGCAGAACAACGGCACGCTGGACGCTTGGCTCGCGGAGCTCCGCCGCGCGCTCAAGCCCAAGGGCGTGCTCGGGGTGGTGCAGCACCGCGCGGCCCCCGACGCCGATCCGGCGGTCAGCTCCAAGCAGGGCTACCTGCCGGAGAAGTGGCTGATCGAGCGCATCGAGGCCGCGGGCTTCAAGTTGCAGAAGAAGAGCGAGATCAACGCCAACCCCAAGGACACCCGAGACCACCCCGACGGGGTGTGGTCACTGCCGCCCACGCTGCGCGGCGGGGACAAGGACCGGGAGAAGTTCGTCGCGATCGGTGAGAGCGACCGCATGACGCTCAGGTTCGGCAAGAAGGAGTAG
- a CDS encoding VWA domain-containing protein has translation MVALAPSRALGQINVALSYCAPDLGHGCDGQSPSNCPQLLKGYKGTGTANSPSARKLRVVLAYYVGATANKAAEIAGTDRIEICRVKSINEVECPGVVPWLVYDKNVPGTSINPNTVAQGFTLAGPQPARLIPIDWASPAEAETHLMVRVNSGGTVLGDVGAHGVCASWRQLAADPPGGRFHVFGVSPTTLPFLHACTEGSKLDWRGGLLGHVPQRNACLSPEVADYVRLAFRAIDDAQRTQIQRGLLVPDLSSPVAPLPTAAKAAWFNGRDAAGVALPTRLLLGPNPAGGQFDWGALRINVDAIRNIQPGLLPHQSLTGAAIDALDLSTHEYFHALQVAWGREVPTSNVHINGFISEGLTSSVEHNLCLAGFPGASGYPATDVRRTCVSAGKLETKPKTRGPYTSDELFTIPALDVLKREYESALFWRYLQEQFSYTVGQPPHPSGPPSGIERKTSTLDQRSSDEGIDLVGQMFLGFAESVSAKLSTPTAINKVLTSLLGRSLGDAMFDFHTALVLKEYTDTDPRWRFEWTHGYGFHSAIPLSDGKPFVIGPQLTNNTCDVALNDPCDNLPRAFRIIDTWQPGPTKKELPAGAGVSSVQPAGVGARGAAFLSVRPAPGWVGKKLYFRAEVLPESNGPRIRVFRIDRQSSTQLVPKPVCQLGSDGECPGVQLSTGSLFFGVPVTVGASTEEVVVVVSGGWGPSNFTWSFGPVSEQLAIVDPVQATPAFAGNKFARKKFLVKLSYRDAENHPIPLQNVSPEDYDVSVPNCAAAGTTGCKLEPWVDFYPFPLTGGNVLMVTSLPAAFYPAVASDLDLQVSINGTKASAPGAIKIGLGSEAVVLALDRSGSMLGDRLEAAKVAAQVLVDSFAPASGFPTTSAGVVTYGNDATTLPIGPSGMEFVGVGNVAAIKSEIGKVSAFGATSIGDGLLEAQSLLALRYDPPATLTADRHLIVVLSDGKNSAAADPAAYYLAAQPPAGDGNGPWPSLPLGRKPRGGVPGLRLPVVSSIAFGQDADLSELDHLARLTDGTLVYAPNPPTSLALATLDVSDAMLSAYGTSSRFERVVSRRAVGGAAPVVFPVDAGAHELRVTVVSTEAEVAKGKLVSPSGNEYVPLLVNAAESTATYRVPDPEAGSWMAFTRPGAETSEPNVLVEASLDSEAQMFATVDVADVLPLGDAGGAGELTAWVGLDVALRAVVIDQAPLTRCVVDATVTLPDEVTRVALRLHDDGKHEDGRAGDGIFGVPFHQTSLPGMYAVRLFATCAVEPGDARVVRERQQAFVLARLPDLDADGLPDRWQLRYGPAVEADSDVDRDGLTAAGEFQAATNPLLSDTDGGGEADGSEVAAGRDPRDPSDDAIDSPVVDPRAGNGVVFLPAGMGAAETALTVERAGDERGPFVPVLGARDGESPFVVVPAPNGQRVCYRMRAERGPVISGWSDVECATPNVDPVPPVVRVTSGRVVSRTRDVSLELELEDPSSATHVHPTVELGTVVSGVVELRYSFAGTPIDSVAWQPAVAHLDLRLPDVPAGEIHVQARDLAGNVSKVVRIGFRRLLDSRVDRAIADEERAEDQLDAGDLAAAKAEIVASLLKLDEAVLASLARLSQSKGANLDEVHVLTRLVKVKTLKLTCVALLKAKTLHLANQRLQEALALELELAEFAEERGLPL, from the coding sequence ATGGTGGCGCTCGCGCCTTCTCGTGCTCTCGGCCAGATCAACGTCGCGCTGAGTTACTGCGCGCCTGATCTCGGCCACGGCTGCGACGGCCAGAGTCCCAGCAACTGCCCGCAGTTGCTCAAGGGCTACAAGGGCACCGGCACGGCGAACAGCCCGAGCGCGCGCAAGCTCAGGGTCGTCCTCGCGTACTACGTCGGCGCGACCGCGAACAAGGCCGCGGAAATCGCGGGGACCGATCGAATCGAGATCTGCCGCGTCAAGTCGATCAACGAGGTCGAGTGTCCGGGGGTGGTGCCTTGGCTCGTCTACGACAAGAACGTGCCGGGGACGAGCATCAATCCGAACACCGTAGCCCAGGGCTTCACGCTCGCGGGGCCTCAGCCGGCTCGTCTGATCCCCATCGACTGGGCGAGCCCGGCCGAGGCGGAGACTCACCTGATGGTGAGAGTGAATAGCGGTGGCACCGTCCTTGGCGACGTCGGGGCTCACGGAGTGTGCGCGAGCTGGAGGCAGCTCGCCGCCGACCCACCGGGCGGCAGGTTCCACGTATTCGGCGTGAGCCCGACGACTCTGCCCTTTCTCCACGCCTGCACGGAGGGGTCGAAGCTCGATTGGAGGGGAGGGCTCCTGGGACACGTTCCGCAGCGCAACGCGTGCTTGTCGCCGGAGGTAGCTGACTACGTGCGACTTGCATTCCGTGCCATTGATGACGCACAACGGACCCAGATCCAGCGTGGGCTACTCGTACCCGATCTGAGCTCGCCAGTGGCACCGCTCCCCACCGCCGCCAAGGCCGCCTGGTTCAACGGCCGCGACGCTGCTGGCGTGGCGTTGCCTACGCGATTGCTGCTCGGACCGAACCCGGCGGGTGGACAGTTCGATTGGGGCGCGCTCCGCATCAATGTCGATGCCATCCGCAACATCCAGCCGGGGCTCTTGCCGCACCAGTCCCTCACGGGAGCGGCGATTGACGCGCTGGACCTCAGCACCCACGAGTACTTCCACGCCCTGCAGGTCGCGTGGGGGCGAGAGGTCCCGACCAGCAACGTCCACATCAACGGCTTCATCAGCGAGGGGCTCACCTCGTCCGTCGAGCACAACCTCTGCCTCGCCGGCTTCCCCGGCGCGAGTGGCTACCCGGCGACGGACGTCCGCCGTACCTGTGTCTCGGCGGGGAAACTGGAGACGAAGCCGAAAACCCGGGGGCCTTACACCAGCGACGAGCTGTTCACGATCCCCGCGCTGGACGTGCTGAAACGCGAGTACGAGTCGGCGCTGTTCTGGCGGTACTTGCAGGAACAGTTCTCATACACGGTGGGGCAGCCTCCTCATCCGTCGGGACCCCCCTCTGGAATCGAGCGCAAGACCTCGACGCTCGACCAGCGCTCATCTGACGAAGGTATCGATCTGGTCGGCCAGATGTTCCTCGGGTTCGCGGAGTCGGTCTCCGCCAAGCTCTCGACCCCCACGGCCATCAACAAGGTGCTCACCAGTCTCCTGGGCCGGAGCCTGGGCGATGCCATGTTCGACTTCCACACCGCGCTGGTGCTCAAGGAGTACACGGACACCGACCCGCGCTGGCGCTTCGAGTGGACGCACGGCTACGGGTTCCACAGCGCCATCCCGCTCTCGGACGGCAAGCCGTTCGTGATCGGTCCGCAGCTCACCAACAACACCTGCGACGTTGCCCTCAACGACCCCTGCGACAATTTGCCGCGAGCGTTCCGAATCATCGACACCTGGCAGCCCGGGCCGACGAAGAAGGAGCTCCCGGCGGGTGCCGGCGTCTCGAGCGTTCAGCCGGCCGGCGTCGGAGCGCGCGGTGCCGCGTTCCTGTCGGTGCGACCTGCGCCGGGTTGGGTCGGCAAGAAGCTCTACTTCCGGGCGGAGGTGCTCCCGGAGTCCAACGGGCCTCGCATCCGGGTGTTTCGAATCGACCGCCAGTCGTCCACCCAGCTCGTCCCCAAGCCGGTTTGTCAGCTCGGATCGGACGGCGAGTGTCCAGGGGTGCAGCTCTCGACCGGCTCGCTCTTCTTCGGCGTCCCGGTGACGGTCGGGGCGAGCACGGAGGAAGTCGTCGTGGTGGTCAGCGGCGGCTGGGGTCCGTCGAACTTCACCTGGTCGTTCGGCCCGGTCTCGGAGCAGCTCGCCATCGTCGATCCCGTTCAGGCGACTCCGGCGTTCGCGGGCAACAAGTTCGCGCGCAAGAAGTTCCTGGTGAAGCTGAGCTACCGCGATGCGGAGAACCACCCCATCCCGCTGCAGAACGTGTCCCCCGAGGACTATGACGTCAGCGTGCCCAACTGCGCGGCGGCTGGCACGACGGGCTGCAAGCTGGAGCCGTGGGTGGACTTCTACCCGTTTCCGCTGACGGGCGGGAACGTGCTGATGGTCACGTCGCTGCCGGCGGCGTTCTACCCGGCAGTCGCGAGCGATCTGGACCTCCAGGTATCCATCAACGGCACCAAGGCGTCGGCGCCCGGAGCGATCAAGATCGGGCTCGGGTCGGAGGCCGTCGTGTTGGCCCTCGACCGGAGCGGCAGCATGCTGGGCGATCGACTCGAAGCGGCCAAGGTCGCTGCACAGGTTCTGGTCGACTCCTTCGCCCCTGCGAGCGGATTCCCGACCACTTCCGCGGGCGTCGTCACGTACGGGAACGACGCCACCACGCTGCCGATCGGGCCGAGTGGCATGGAGTTCGTCGGGGTCGGCAACGTGGCCGCGATCAAGTCGGAGATCGGGAAGGTCTCCGCATTTGGCGCGACCAGCATCGGCGACGGGCTGCTCGAGGCGCAGTCCCTGTTGGCGCTCCGCTACGACCCGCCCGCGACGCTGACCGCGGACCGCCATCTGATCGTCGTGCTGTCTGACGGCAAGAACTCCGCCGCCGCCGATCCAGCTGCATACTACCTCGCAGCCCAACCACCCGCGGGCGACGGCAACGGTCCGTGGCCGAGTCTCCCCCTGGGCAGGAAGCCGCGCGGCGGAGTGCCCGGCCTCCGGCTCCCCGTCGTTTCGAGCATCGCCTTCGGACAGGACGCCGACCTCTCGGAGCTCGATCACCTGGCGCGGCTCACCGACGGTACCCTGGTGTACGCGCCGAATCCGCCGACGTCGCTCGCGCTCGCGACCCTCGATGTCTCCGACGCGATGCTCTCGGCCTACGGAACCAGCTCCCGTTTCGAGCGGGTCGTGTCGCGGCGCGCGGTTGGCGGGGCGGCTCCCGTTGTCTTTCCCGTCGATGCTGGCGCGCACGAGCTGCGGGTGACCGTCGTCTCGACGGAGGCCGAGGTCGCAAAAGGCAAGCTCGTCTCGCCGTCAGGCAACGAGTACGTGCCACTGCTGGTGAACGCCGCCGAATCCACGGCGACCTACCGTGTCCCAGATCCGGAAGCAGGGTCGTGGATGGCCTTCACTCGACCGGGGGCGGAGACGTCGGAGCCGAACGTGCTGGTCGAAGCCAGCCTCGACTCCGAGGCGCAGATGTTCGCGACCGTGGACGTGGCAGACGTCTTGCCTCTTGGTGACGCGGGCGGCGCGGGTGAGCTCACCGCATGGGTGGGCTTGGACGTGGCGCTGCGCGCCGTGGTCATCGACCAAGCGCCCCTCACTCGCTGTGTCGTCGACGCGACGGTGACGCTCCCCGACGAGGTGACGCGTGTCGCGCTGCGTCTCCACGACGACGGCAAGCACGAAGATGGCCGCGCCGGAGACGGCATCTTCGGGGTGCCGTTCCACCAGACCAGCCTCCCGGGCATGTACGCGGTTCGGCTCTTCGCCACCTGCGCAGTGGAGCCGGGCGACGCTCGAGTCGTTCGAGAGCGGCAGCAGGCGTTCGTGCTGGCGCGGCTGCCGGATCTCGACGCCGACGGCCTCCCGGATCGCTGGCAGCTCCGCTACGGGCCAGCGGTGGAAGCGGACTCGGACGTGGACCGGGATGGCCTGACAGCGGCCGGCGAGTTCCAGGCCGCAACGAACCCGCTCCTCAGCGACACTGACGGCGGCGGTGAAGCGGATGGGTCCGAGGTCGCAGCGGGCAGGGATCCGCGCGATCCGTCCGACGACGCGATTGACTCGCCGGTCGTTGACCCACGAGCAGGGAACGGGGTGGTGTTCCTTCCCGCGGGCATGGGCGCGGCGGAGACCGCCCTGACCGTCGAGCGTGCCGGGGACGAGCGTGGCCCCTTCGTTCCGGTCCTTGGCGCTCGAGATGGAGAGTCGCCGTTCGTGGTGGTCCCCGCGCCGAACGGTCAGCGCGTCTGCTATCGCATGCGCGCCGAGCGTGGACCCGTGATCAGCGGCTGGTCGGACGTCGAGTGCGCGACGCCCAACGTCGATCCGGTCCCGCCGGTCGTGCGCGTCACGAGCGGCCGGGTAGTGTCTCGAACCCGCGACGTGAGCCTGGAGCTCGAGCTCGAGGATCCCAGCTCGGCTACCCACGTCCACCCGACCGTCGAGCTCGGAACCGTGGTCTCCGGCGTGGTCGAGCTGCGCTACTCGTTCGCCGGCACGCCCATCGACAGCGTGGCGTGGCAACCGGCGGTAGCCCACTTGGACCTCCGCCTACCAGACGTCCCGGCAGGAGAGATCCACGTGCAAGCGCGCGACCTCGCCGGAAACGTCAGCAAGGTAGTGAGGATCGGGTTCCGCCGCTTGCTCGACAGCCGCGTCGATCGGGCGATCGCCGACGAGGAACGCGCCGAAGACCAGCTCGATGCCGGCGATCTTGCTGCAGCCAAGGCAGAGATCGTGGCCTCGCTGCTGAAGCTCGACGAAGCCGTGTTGGCCTCCCTCGCGCGGCTGTCCCAGTCGAAAGGCGCGAACCTGGACGAGGTGCACGTGCTCACGAGACTGGTGAAGGTGAAGACGCTGAAGCTGACCTGTGTCGCGCTGCTGAAGGCAAAGACCCTTCACCTCGCCAACCAGCGACTCCAGGAGGCGCTCGCCCTCGAGCTCGAGCTCGCCGAGTTTGCCGAGGAGCGGGGGCTGCCGCTGTGA
- a CDS encoding SUMF1/EgtB/PvdO family nonheme iron enzyme, translating into MLRTASLALLGLACWACATAHPPPSEPEPALVGPGAPPPPPDASAPTATADASVPDSSTAATTRCPADMQHVAQSFCTKVERRCLKSEYDKANHITLCHRFEPGSTECRGPRLALDFCIDRYEYPNEKDAHPPVMVSFYDASGLCAAKGKRLCYESEWTAACEGPGEKPFPYGWERSAEKCNIDNPWVNPSLKKIYSADPGVRDAELARLDQSVPSGSKPGCVSDFGVFDLTGNVDEWVLADRDRPEEKGRFSALKGGAWGHVRNACRPVTTSHEPEFTYYFVSFRCCKDPS; encoded by the coding sequence GTGCTCCGCACGGCTTCCCTGGCGCTCCTCGGCCTCGCCTGTTGGGCCTGCGCGACGGCTCACCCGCCGCCGAGCGAGCCCGAGCCGGCGCTGGTCGGACCCGGCGCTCCGCCGCCGCCACCGGACGCGTCCGCGCCAACCGCGACGGCGGACGCATCGGTCCCCGATTCGTCCACTGCCGCGACCACGCGCTGCCCCGCCGACATGCAACACGTCGCGCAGAGCTTCTGCACCAAGGTCGAGCGGCGCTGCCTGAAGAGCGAATACGACAAAGCGAACCACATCACGCTCTGCCATCGCTTCGAGCCCGGCAGCACCGAGTGTCGAGGCCCCCGGCTCGCCCTCGACTTCTGCATCGACCGCTACGAGTACCCGAACGAGAAGGACGCGCACCCGCCGGTGATGGTCAGCTTCTACGACGCGAGCGGGCTGTGCGCCGCGAAGGGCAAGCGCCTGTGTTACGAGAGCGAGTGGACGGCGGCCTGCGAGGGCCCCGGCGAGAAGCCCTTCCCCTACGGCTGGGAGCGCTCGGCGGAGAAATGCAACATCGACAACCCCTGGGTGAACCCCAGCCTGAAGAAGATCTACTCCGCCGATCCCGGCGTGCGTGACGCCGAGCTCGCGCGCCTCGACCAGAGCGTGCCCAGCGGGTCGAAGCCCGGCTGCGTCAGCGACTTCGGCGTCTTCGACCTGACCGGCAACGTGGACGAGTGGGTGCTCGCCGACCGCGACCGACCCGAAGAGAAGGGCCGCTTCTCCGCGCTCAAGGGCGGCGCCTGGGGCCACGTACGCAACGCTTGCCGGCCGGTGACGACCAGCCACGAGCCGGAGTTCACTTATTACTTCGTCAGCTTTCGCTGCTGCAAGGACCCGAGCTGA
- a CDS encoding phosphoenolpyruvate kinase: MSTLYDEAKDALDALAAANQRFAHDYPGDRPDRQPIHTVYGGAHLFKADTTKKLGELAVRALDTYAKDGPALTRALGLTASDDFANTIHRRVRKKLETEAVEDFRIDFEDGYGNRPEAEEDATAVGAATELARGMKAGTLPPFIGVRVKPLNDELKRRSVRTLDLFISTLVKEAGGLPDGFVVTLPKVPIPEQVTTLVRLLERIEKRTGLAPGSLQIELMVELTQSLLDREGRSTLPLLHHAAEGRLRSAHFGTYDYTASCNITAAYQAITHPACDFALHLMKVAFANTGVWLSDGATTVMPIAPHRAAKGETLSEAQLRDNERSVHAAWKLAGDNIRHALENGFYQGWDLHPAQLPVRYAATYAFFLEGFDAAANRLKNFIDKAAQATLVGDMFDDAATGQGLINYFLRGLSSGAVSLDELGSTGLTHDEIATRSFVKILAGRSKR; encoded by the coding sequence ATGAGCACGCTGTACGACGAAGCCAAAGACGCCCTCGACGCCCTCGCCGCCGCGAACCAGCGCTTCGCGCACGACTACCCGGGGGACCGCCCCGACCGCCAGCCCATCCACACCGTGTACGGCGGCGCTCATCTGTTCAAGGCGGACACCACCAAGAAGCTGGGCGAGCTCGCGGTGCGCGCGCTCGACACCTACGCCAAGGACGGCCCAGCGCTGACGCGCGCGCTGGGGCTCACCGCCAGCGACGACTTCGCGAACACCATCCACCGGCGCGTGAGGAAGAAGCTCGAGACCGAGGCCGTCGAGGACTTCCGCATCGACTTCGAGGACGGCTACGGCAACCGGCCCGAGGCCGAGGAGGACGCGACCGCGGTCGGCGCCGCGACGGAGCTGGCGCGGGGCATGAAGGCGGGCACGTTGCCCCCGTTCATCGGCGTGCGCGTCAAGCCGCTCAACGACGAGCTCAAGCGCCGCTCGGTCCGCACCCTCGATCTGTTCATCTCCACCCTGGTGAAGGAAGCGGGCGGACTCCCCGACGGCTTCGTGGTCACGCTGCCGAAGGTGCCGATCCCCGAGCAGGTCACGACGCTGGTGCGCCTGCTCGAGCGGATCGAGAAGCGCACCGGGCTCGCGCCGGGGTCGCTCCAGATCGAGCTGATGGTCGAGCTCACCCAGTCGCTGCTCGACCGCGAGGGGCGCTCGACCCTGCCGCTCTTGCACCACGCGGCGGAAGGCCGGCTGCGCAGCGCGCACTTCGGCACCTACGACTACACCGCGAGCTGCAACATCACCGCGGCCTACCAGGCCATCACCCACCCCGCCTGCGACTTCGCGCTGCACCTGATGAAGGTCGCCTTCGCCAACACCGGGGTCTGGCTCTCGGACGGCGCGACCACGGTCATGCCCATCGCGCCGCACCGCGCGGCCAAGGGTGAGACCCTGAGCGAGGCCCAGCTCCGCGACAACGAGCGGAGCGTCCACGCCGCCTGGAAGCTCGCCGGCGACAACATCCGGCACGCGCTCGAGAACGGCTTCTACCAGGGCTGGGATCTTCACCCCGCTCAGCTCCCGGTCCGCTACGCCGCCACCTACGCCTTCTTCCTGGAGGGCTTCGACGCGGCGGCCAACCGCCTGAAGAACTTCATCGACAAGGCGGCGCAGGCCACGCTGGTCGGCGACATGTTCGACGACGCCGCCACCGGTCAGGGCCTGATCAACTACTTCCTTCGCGGCCTCAGCTCGGGCGCCGTCTCCCTCGACGAGCTCGGCTCCACCGGCCTCACGCACGACGAGATCGCCACGCGCTCGTTCGTGAAGATCTTGGCGGGGCGGAGCAAACGCTAG
- a CDS encoding helix-hairpin-helix domain-containing protein, protein MTTPETGAEPSARSPWLPVVLKVAGIAALLTGLAGIGAASMVLGNGGVAVARGAAPEPSGAWLGSEEQAPPERASTGGAAARDGGRGPSQALTADGKVILNLAEVEDLRRLPGVGKRRAGAIVELRGRLKRFRRVSDLLRVRGLGVRGLKRITPLVVLDAPKAEGATDGGAGDAKVLD, encoded by the coding sequence ATGACGACCCCGGAAACAGGAGCAGAGCCGAGCGCGCGGAGCCCCTGGTTGCCGGTCGTGCTCAAGGTCGCCGGCATCGCGGCCTTGCTCACCGGGCTCGCCGGCATCGGTGCAGCGTCGATGGTGCTGGGCAACGGCGGGGTGGCCGTCGCCCGCGGCGCCGCGCCGGAGCCCAGCGGCGCTTGGCTCGGCAGCGAGGAGCAAGCGCCGCCGGAGCGAGCGAGCACCGGCGGCGCGGCGGCGCGAGACGGCGGCCGCGGCCCGAGCCAGGCGCTCACGGCCGACGGCAAGGTGATCCTGAACCTGGCGGAGGTCGAGGATCTGCGCCGCCTGCCGGGGGTCGGCAAGCGGCGCGCCGGGGCCATCGTCGAGCTGCGGGGGCGGCTGAAGCGCTTCCGGCGCGTGAGCGATCTCTTGCGCGTGCGCGGTCTGGGCGTGCGCGGCCTCAAGCGCATCACCCCGCTGGTGGTGCTCGACGCGCCGAAGGCGGAGGGCGCAACAGACGGCGGCGCGGGCGACGCGAAGGTTTTGGACTAG